The DNA window NNNNNNNNNNNNNNNNNNNNNNNNNNNNNNNNNNNNNNNNNNNNNNNNNNNNNNNNNNNNNNNNNNNNNNNNNNNNNNNNNNNNNNNNNNNNNNNNNNNNNNNNNNNNNNNNNNNNNNNNNNNNNatttttttaataattaattaattatttatctaaaagtaattttaactaatattatccaaataatatttattttatcaaaatcaattttagtaaaaattaccaaacataaatcatgttAGTACAAAGTCACTTCtacccaaaattaattttacaaaatcacttcTATTCAAACTCCAATTTGCCCAACATAAATCCAAAGACACACTTAATCGATAGTCATATAAAAGGTTGTAAcgttcaaaaaaaattaaacatagtTGCTGTGTTTTAAAGATGCTAAGGCAAACACTCTGGATAGATGCATAATATTAAATCTGTCATGTGATTTGCTTCCGGCGTTGAAGCATAAGAGAATCAAGTGCCTCATAACTTGACCCACCTTTGGCCAACAATTTCAACGCACTCTCTTTGACCTCTTTGACTCTCTCTTTCACCGCCTTCCTTTCTTCATCCTCCATTACACAACCGCACAACTCCCATTACACACCCTCACCACTCTCCCTATTAATAGTACCTGTTATTTTGCTGGGATCACAAAAGTCAAAAACTCAAATGTGATTTTGAAATGCTTTTAAGACTCTACTTTGAATAATGTGAACATATATATGAACTAATAACTATATCACAAGGataggattattattattattattattattgttgttgttattattatttttattattattattattacctgCTATAAGTTGGATGAACATGCCATGATCGTGAATTCAGGAGTGTTAGATTTGAGATTTGGATATTGTTTGAGAACATTAATTCAATTGTAATAGTACGACTAATTTTATggattgttatttttatttagtcaaATTAAGATACTATTGTAGTAGTACTAACTAATTTCATGTCTATTTTTGTATTAGTTATCTTTAGAATTTGAATGTTGGTTGTTCTTAAAATGTTCGtgaagatattattttaaattttataagtctgtgactattttttatttttttatttacgtgGGACCGGTTTTACCAGTTCAACCAGTGATTTATCGGTTGAATCAATAAACCTGTGAACCAGTAGCTTGATCGGTTTGATCACTGATTCGGTTCTTACAACTATGAATATAGTTTTTAATGGAAAGTTTTGAAAAATCTAAGCTGCTGTTTTATAACTTTGAAAACTAAATATTGGTTAAAACTATCATCATAAACTtataaacttaaaattaattaatacataagTGCGTTTATCACAAATTTTTCTTATGTATATCTACAtttgtttactatttttttattacattgatTGATtgtgtattattatttattgtgatAATGTTTTTTTTACTATTCAAATTTCCTTAGATGCAATTGAATAGTATTGTGCTCatacattttttttacattttatgtTAATAATAGACTTACAACACAAGTATGGGGAGCGTTCACAAAAATTCAACAGAGAGTTCtgttgaatttgatgatttaagtTTTGAGTATAGTGGTTCTAGTGAAGAAAATGATATAAATATATCTCAAAAGAAGGGTACAATTGATGAAGCTATGAAAATGGTCGATCGTGGAGATGGATTTGGTGAAGTTGAGAAGAAGTTAACTGAGTTGACCAGGGATGACATTTGGGGTATTGAGCATGATAGTGTAGAGGAGTGTGTTCAATTCTACAAAAATTATGCCAAAGTACATGGTTTTGTTGCAAGGTGTGATGAAAAGGGTTATGATTTCAACGGCAACCTTAACATGAGACAAATGGTTTGTAATAGAGAGGGTACACGGAGAAAGAAGTATCTGGAGATGGAGAATAGGAAAAGAGACCACAGGCCGATAACACGTGTAATGTGTCAAGCGAGAATTAGATTTCACTATGATATGAAATTGAGGAAGTGGAAAGTCACTGCATTTGAAGAGACTCACAATCATGACCTCATCCCACCTAAATATATACAATTTGTCCCCGCATATCGCGTAATGACCGAGGCCGACAAAGCGCAAGCCAACAGTCTGCATGATTATGGTGTGAGAACTTGCCATATAATGGGGTTCATGTTAAAGCAAAAGGGAGGACCTGGAAAAATTGGTTTTACAAAGAAGGATTTGTATAATCATTTCGACAAATCAAAGCGTGCTAAAGTGAAAGATGGTGATGCATATGCAGCATTGAGTTACTTGATTTCTAAGGCTGATGAGGATCCATTGTTGCAAGGAAAATTTACTCTGAAAGATAATAAACTTGAAAATTTAGTATGGGTTGACGGAGCTAGCATAATCGATTATCAATGTTTTAGTGATGTACTAGCATTTGACACAACATACCAGAAGAATAAATATAANNNNNNNNNNNNNNNNNNNNNNNNNNNNNNNNNNNNNNNNNNNNNNNNNNNNNNNNNNNNNNNNNNNNNNNNNNNNNNNNNNNNNNNNNNNNNNNNNNNNaaaataccaaaaaaaaactaGCAAAAGTAGTTAATAAGAATTTAAacatgtttttagtataataaaattgaaaaattccTAAGATAAGATATTTATAAAAGAGGATGATGATTTAGTCATCACTTTTCTTATAGATAGAAGGTGATTTCTTCCCTTATATAGTTATATCACAAGAAACTATTGTTGAAGTAGTTAAGGAGTTGTGGATAATAATATCCTTAATAGTAGGGTGACAAGTTACCCCTATAAGTTATAACTCTAGGACTGATTTCTTTGGATCTGGACAGTTTTCACTGGATCCATGGAGAATGGATTGGCTCTTTTGAACCATGACTTTAATTATTTGGGCCTAGTATGAATAGATACCTTTCCCACGTCCACTAGTAAATTGGTAACCacacaaataaaaaacaatcTGCAGCTGAGGTTTAACTCAGATGGTAAATCATGTGCTACATCCGGATTCGATATCTAGAATTGGGGGTTGTCCAATCCATCcgaccaaaaaaataaaataaaataaaataataaggtCTAATGATTAGCTCACTAGTCTGTTTAAACAAGTATTGGGGGTTTGAATCTCATCTTATGCATACAGCAAACCCTTAAATTGAGCTCAGTATCGCGACCAATTTGTCTTTTGACCTGTCGGACTGGAGAATACcgtaaaaaacaagaaaaatgcgAGAGAACGGAAAAGACATCATCTTTTACTCGTTTAGTAAGATTGGAATAAAaaacattaataatttaaagagaatactgacataaaaattataattgaaattgttagataataattttattaaataaattaaattatttgataattCTTAACTATAGGAGGATGAGGGCTGTGATGCTGGGGTTAGTAGGAGAGACTCAAAATGCGTTTgtcaaaggaaagaaaatatatGATGGGGCACTTATTGCGTGTAAAACAGTGAATTGGCTTAAACTGACGAAAAAGGAGGCAGCAATAATCAAGTTAGATTTTTAGAAAGCATGTGATAGAATCAAGTGGAGTTTTGTGAACGTTATCTTACAAAAGATGGGTTTTGGGCATAGATGGAGAGCGTGGGTTACGGAGTGTGTGACAACTGCATCTATGTCGGTTCTGATAAATGGTTCGTCATCTAAGCCATTCAAAATGGAAAGAGACTTGAGACAAGGTGACCCActttttcccttcttatttgtACTAGTTGTGGATATGCTGCATCGAATGGTTGGAGAGGCAATCAGGAACGGACGTATATCACCGTTGTTGGTTAGGAGAGATAGTATCAAATTGTCGCACCTGCAGTTTGCTGATAATACTATTATGTTTTGTCCNNNNNNNNNNNNNNNNNNNNNNNNNNNNNNNNNNNNNNNNNNNNNNNNNNNNNNNNNNNNNNNNNNNNNNNNNNNNNNNNNNNNNNNNNNNNNNNNNNNNNNNNNNNNNNNNNNNNNNNNNNNNNNNNNNNNNNNNNNNNNNNNNNNNNNNNNNNNNNNNNNNNNNNNNNNNNNNNNNNNNNNNNNNNNNNNNNNNNNNNNNNNNNNNNNNNNNNNNNNNNNNNNNNNNNNNNNNNNNNNNNNNNNNNNNNNNNNNNNNNNNNNNNNNNNNNNNNNNNNNNNNNNNNNNNNNNNNNNNNNNNNNNNNNNNNNNNNNNNNNNNNNNNNNNNNNNNNNNNNNNNNNNNNNNNNNNNNNNNNNNNNNNNNNNNNNNNNNNNNNNNNNNNNNNNNNNNNNNNNNNNNNNNNNNNNNNNNNNNNNNNNNNNNNNNNNNNNNNNNNNNNNNNNNNNNNNNNNNNNNNNNNNNNNNNNNNNNNNNNNNNNNNNNNNNNNNNNNNNNNNNNNNNNNNNNNNNNNNNNNNNNNNNNNNNNNNNNNNNNNNNNNNNNNNNNNNNNNNNNNNNNNNNNNNNNNNNNNNNNNNNNNNNNNNNNNNNNNNNNNNNNNNNNNNNNNNNNNNNNNNNNNNNNNNNNNNNNNNNNNNNNNNNNNNNNNNNNNNNNNNNNNNNNNNNNNNNNNNNNNNNNNNNNNNNNNNNNNNNNNNNNNNNNNNNNNNNNNNNNNNNNNNNNNNNNNNNNNNNNNNNNNNNNNNNNNNNNNNNNNNNNNNNNNNNNNNNNNNNNNNNNNNNNNNNNNNNNNNNNNNNNNNNNNNNNNNNNNNNNNNNNNNNNNNNNNNNNNNNNNNNNNNNNNNNNNNNNNNNNNNNNNNNNNNNNNNNNNNNNNNNNNNNNNNNNNNNNNNNNNNNNNNNNNNNNNNNNNNNNNNNNNNNNNNNNNNNNNNNNNNNNNNNNNNNNNNNNNNNNNNNNNNNNNNNNNNNNNNNNNNNNNNNNNNNNNNNNNNNNNNNNNNNNNNNNNNNNNNNNNNNNNNNNNNNNNNNNNNNNNNNNNNNNNNNNNNNNNNNNNNNNNNNNNNNNNNNNNNNNNNNNNNNNNNNNNNNNNNNNNNNNNNNNNNNNNNNNNNNNNNNNNNNNNNNNNNNNNNNNNNNNNNNNNNNNNNNNNNNNNNNNNNNNNNNNNNNNNNNNNNNNNNNNNNNNNNNNNNNNNNNNNNNNNNNNNNNNNNNNNNNNNNNNNNNNNNNNNNNNNNNNNNNNNNNNNNNNNNNNNNNNNNNNNNNNNNNNNNNNNNNNNNNNNNNNNNNNNNNNNNNNNNNNNNNNNNNNNNNNNNNNNNNNNNNNNNNNNNNNNNNNNNNNNNNNNNNNNNNNNNNNN is part of the Arachis duranensis cultivar V14167 chromosome 1, aradu.V14167.gnm2.J7QH, whole genome shotgun sequence genome and encodes:
- the LOC107460413 gene encoding protein FAR1-RELATED SEQUENCE 5-like is translated as MGSVHKNSTESSVEFDDLSFEYSGSSEENDINISQKKGTIDEAMKMVDRGDGFGEVEKKLTELTRDDIWGIEHDSVEECVQFYKNYAKVHGFVARCDEKGYDFNGNLNMRQMVCNREGTRRKKYLEMENRKRDHRPITRVMCQARIRFHYDMKLRKWKVTAFEETHNHDLIPPKYIQFVPAYRVMTEADKAQANSLHDYGVRTCHIMGFMLKQKGGPGKIGFTKKDLYNHFDKSKRAKVKDGDAYAALSYLISKADEDPLLQGKFTLKDNKLENLVWVDGASIIDYQCLECLDVGFWPSMVVSEFKERALFKLDRRIDEEGGSQA